The window GATCTCCGTATGGGGGATTGCTGGTGTAGGAAAATCGGCACTTGTCAGAAGTGCCTACTGCAAGTATCTGCAGGACCGCCCCAACTTCGCCGGGTTAAATCTGACCTACATACACGGGCGCGTGAACGTGCCCCATCCCTTCAATCTGAGGGAGTTCTGCCGCAGCTTGCTCCTGAACTTGTCCTCTGAGCCTGCTAAAACCAAAGAGGACGCCGTCGCTGAACTGGCAAACATGACCAATCCAATTGATGTCTGCCGTAAGCTTCTTAGCGACGATCAACAACAGAAGCAGTGCCTTATTGTTATTGATGACCTGCAGTCCACTGAAGAATGGGACAGAATAAAACAAGCCTTGTCATTTGGTAAAGAATGTTGTATCATAGTTGTTACAAATGATTCAAGTGTTGCCAAATATTGTTCAGGGCAAGATCAGAAACTCATGTTCAACGTCAAAGGTCTTGGTGACGAGCATGCCCTTGACCTCTTCAACACGGTACTCGCTGCTCTAAAATAACCATTCCTGCAAATTCAACTCCTTATTAGAGTCCTATATTTACTTTTTCTGTATACCACAGCACGGATCTTCAGTACACCCAGATGTAGCTATAGAGCATGTTTGGTTCATAGTCATACTCATACCGTGTCTAATTTTGCCACTTTCTTGTATAGCAGCCTGTATCCTCAGCCAGTCTCATACTTTCGCAAAACCGGGGGCAAAGTATTAACTGCCAACTTCTTTGTCGGACTGAATAAAAATGTATCAAACTTAAGTCATGCTTTTTGGAACACGGCAAAAACAACATGGTATACATACAACCAGTACAGGAACTTATGTGATGGTTAGCAGGATAGTATAGGAATAATGAAGGCATGAATTAGCCAGAAGCGGTGTTTGAATGCTTCAGGGGAAAAATAGTTACATATTTGTAAAGTACCTTCCAAAATTTATAGAaaataattcttctatgcagttGTACATTTCAAAGACCGTGACTAACTATGTCAAGTTTGGCCACTTTTCAATAAAATTCCGGTAGCTAGGGAACCCTCTCTATCCCCCATGACCATTCGGAAAGAAAAACGACCCTAGCTATTTGGAACTCTCCTTATGACTGAATTCTCAAATTATAAACAATGCTCATTGCTCGTAATTAACATGTCAAGGTCAGATGCCAAGAAATAAGATTAGGATACCAGCGTTACTCTCTCTGTTCTAAAATAGATTATTCATTCTAAGATGACTTTATCAACGATTCAATGTTGCACGATTTTCACTACACAACTTTGATTGTTATCATTTGGCAAGGCTATGTAACAGAAAAATAGTTTTCATTAAAAAACTAATGATATCGTTCTGTGTGATGAGAAGTGTTTTTTTATTAATCAGTGGTCATAGATAGAGAAGTTTAGTTGGACAATTCCTAAAACCACAGTTTATTTTCAGGTATATGACGGCGTGGGTAACCACATCACACGGGATGAGGTCATGATCAATCAGTCGAAGCTAATGTTAAACAAATGCGGCGGACTACCCAAGGTGATAGTTGCAATTGGTCGTTTCTTGGCCAAGAGTCTGAATTGGGAGGCCATGAATACTAACTTTATTCACCAGTTGGAAAACAACCCGGAGCTGGCTAGTGTACATAGCATGTTTAGTTGGCTAGACTCCTACTTCCACAATTGTCCTGACGAACTCAAGCCATGCATCTTCTATTTGTCAATCTTCCCTCGACGCCATGGCATTCGTCGAAGGCGTCTGGTGAGGCGGTGGATTGCCGAGGGCTACTCAAGAGACACCGACGGGAATCTCGCGGAAGTGAACGGGGAAAATTACTTCTCCAGGCTCGTCAACCTCAGCATGCTCACAGATGCTGAGCGTGATGTCAACGTGGCTGGGACAGCGACTGGGGCTGGTACTGGGAGGAGAATGGCCATGTGCAACATCAACGATTTCTTCCGGGAGTACATTGTGTCGCGGCGAATGGAGGAGAACCATGTGTTTGCACTGGAGGGGAGGTGCAGCCAGACCACGCGGCGCACTGGACGGCACCTGGTCATCGACAAAAGCTGGGACGGGGACGAGAGCGTGTTCAACAGGATCGAGTTCTCGCGACTGCGGTCGGTGACGGTGTTCGGACCCTGGAAGCCATTCCTGGCCTCCGACAAGATGAGGGTGCTCCGCGTGCTTGATCTGGAAGGCACTGAGGGTCTGACAGACAACGACATCAAGAACATCGTCAAACGGCTGCCTCGACTAAAGTTCCTCTCCCTGCGAGGATGCAAGCACATCTTTCGGCTGCCAAAATCCCTGGGTCGCCTGAGGCAGCTCCAGACCCTGGATGTGAGGCACACTGCCGTAGCCGGGCTGCCAGCGACCGTCGTGAAGCTACAGAAGCTGCAGTATGTTCGTGCCGGCAACACACCAGAGGAGTATGCCGTCAGCGACGGCACGGAATCTAGCACCTCGGTACCCACCTGTTTCTCATGTGGCCCTGTTGGCAATCACATTGTCGGCGTTGAGGTGCCTCGCGGGGTCGAGAATCTGACCAACCTGCACACACTGGGCGTCATCAAAGCCACTGTGGCAGGACTCAAGGAGCTCAAGAAGCTTACCCAGCTGCGCAAGCTCGGCGTGTCTGGCATAAACCGGAGGAACCACAAAGAGCTCTGCGCCGTCGTCTCGGGCCACGGCCATCTGGAATCTCTGTCGATATGGTTTGACAAGGACACCGAGAGGATTGCTGACCCTTGTTCGCCGAGCAATGATGACTTCAAGCCTCCAGAGAAGCTACGGAGGCTCAAACTCCATGGGCACACTGACAACCTGCCAGCATGGGTTAGCACTCTCAAAATATTTGTCACTCAAGATCAATGACCTAGCTCTTCTGCGTCGACGAAGAAGTCTCACTATGCTGCATTaggtattaagttctcttttgttGGCTTTCTAGCGACTGCCTATATGTGTTCCTAAACTTGAATGTATTTGGTGTTAGTAGGTTTTTGCCCTGTAGAGTGCTTCGACATCAATTGCACTCACAGCGGTTTCCTGCCAGTGCCTCAACTCAGAGCTCTCTTTTCGATCTTCTTTTGCTGCTTTGTAAGAACTGATTGTTTTTGTTGGTTGAAAGAAAAAATGGGTAGAAGTGTTAAGTAGTCTACATGGTTGCTGGTCAAGATCCATGATCTAGTTCATCTGCATAAATTAAGCGGTTCCTATATGGAAACCTGTTCTGAAGGTTTGCATGTTTGCTGGAGAAAGAAAAACTAGCTTGCGGGAGAAAGTCGATCATCAGAAAACTGAAGAATTCTGTTCTGAAGGTCAATATCTTTTTGAGTTAAAAATCCTGTTATTTTTTGCCGA is drawn from Aegilops tauschii subsp. strangulata cultivar AL8/78 chromosome 1, Aet v6.0, whole genome shotgun sequence and contains these coding sequences:
- the LOC109782832 gene encoding disease resistance protein Pik-2; the protein is MEEIVLGLSKTVVEGTLVKVKAAIDEEAKLKLAVQSDLVFITGEFEMMQSFLNVADAERIKNNAVKTWVRQLRDLAYDTEDCIELVVHLDPKPRWWRRLLVLPCLPAVSLPMDDAAAEIKELKDRVEFVSQRNMRYKLITDFGGAKSVAQQQLDRAAGALDIAVEEAAKKGRSLVDLTELIPKMEDRPELGVISVWGTGGDLGVASIVRKAYDDPEICKNFHSRGWAKLTHPFDPRKILRSLFIQFCTNTAAPQKQGETLDVDSLLRMEKTVVEEGELVKQFVSHVSTHRFLVVLEGVSTMAEWDALRMYLPDMGNGSQIIVSTQHFDIASLCTGQLHKVSELRKFTPGHSVCVFFKEVSGGDDPGNAMLEGDDETELIGRDTEEDEHMEQIDEVSRVISVWGIAGVGKSALVRSAYCKYLQDRPNFAGLNLTYIHGRVNVPHPFNLREFCRSLLLNLSSEPAKTKEDAVAELANMTNPIDVCRKLLSDDQQQKQCLIVIDDLQSTEEWDRIKQALSFGKECCIIVVTNDSSVAKYCSGQDQKLMFNVKGLGDEHALDLFNTVYDGVGNHITRDEVMINQSKLMLNKCGGLPKVIVAIGRFLAKSLNWEAMNTNFIHQLENNPELASVHSMFSWLDSYFHNCPDELKPCIFYLSIFPRRHGIRRRRLVRRWIAEGYSRDTDGNLAEVNGENYFSRLVNLSMLTDAERDVNVAGTATGAGTGRRMAMCNINDFFREYIVSRRMEENHVFALEGRCSQTTRRTGRHLVIDKSWDGDESVFNRIEFSRLRSVTVFGPWKPFLASDKMRVLRVLDLEGTEGLTDNDIKNIVKRLPRLKFLSLRGCKHIFRLPKSLGRLRQLQTLDVRHTAVAGLPATVVKLQKLQYVRAGNTPEEYAVSDGTESSTSVPTCFSCGPVGNHIVGVEVPRGVENLTNLHTLGVIKATVAGLKELKKLTQLRKLGVSGINRRNHKELCAVVSGHGHLESLSIWFDKDTERIADPCSPSNDDFKPPEKLRRLKLHGHTDNLPAWVSTLKIFVTQDQ